A single window of Syntrophus aciditrophicus SB DNA harbors:
- a CDS encoding chemotaxis protein CheW — MSDRDGKYLTFTLAGEEYGISILKVKEIIGMMPITTVPQTPPYVKGVINLRGKVIPVVDLRRKFGMDPMEYTERTCIIVVEIAGSVKTIPMGIVVDSVSEVLNIKSADIEETPSFGNRLDTDYILGMAKVGGGVKILLDIDRVMSADEMASLVQ; from the coding sequence ATGTCTGACCGTGATGGCAAGTATCTGACCTTTACTCTGGCCGGCGAGGAATACGGCATCAGTATTCTGAAAGTCAAAGAAATAATAGGCATGATGCCGATTACAACCGTTCCTCAAACGCCTCCCTATGTCAAAGGCGTTATCAATCTCCGAGGGAAAGTTATTCCAGTAGTCGATTTGCGCCGAAAGTTCGGCATGGATCCCATGGAGTATACTGAAAGAACCTGTATTATTGTTGTGGAAATTGCGGGCTCGGTCAAAACGATTCCCATGGGAATTGTCGTAGACTCCGTCTCAGAAGTGCTGAACATCAAATCCGCCGATATTGAAGAAACCCCGAGTTTCGGCAATCGTCTGGATACGGACTATATTCTCGGCATGGCCAAGGTGGGTGGCGGCGTTAAGATTTTGCTGGATATCGATCGTGTTATGAGTGCGGATGAAATGGCCTCACTGGTGCAGTAA
- a CDS encoding response regulator — protein MKREILVVDDEETIRYLFLNLFSESLYDVHTAGNAPEALQILKNNAIQVIFLDLKLFGMNGIALCRQIRQTTPLAIIHAITGWAALFDIEECRGAGFDDYFVKPLDMDLIALTVQESFKKLDRWKRH, from the coding sequence ATGAAGAGGGAAATTCTGGTTGTCGATGATGAAGAAACCATACGATATCTGTTCCTGAATCTTTTCTCTGAATCACTTTATGACGTCCATACCGCCGGGAATGCTCCTGAAGCTTTGCAAATCCTGAAAAACAATGCCATTCAGGTGATCTTCCTGGACCTTAAGTTGTTCGGAATGAACGGCATTGCCTTATGTCGTCAGATCCGTCAGACAACTCCCCTGGCCATCATTCATGCCATTACCGGGTGGGCTGCCCTTTTTGATATTGAAGAATGTCGGGGCGCCGGGTTCGACGATTATTTTGTCAAACCGCTGGACATGGATCTTATTGCGTTAACGGTCCAGGAGTCCTTCAAGAAACTCGACCGATGGAAACGACACTAG